One window of the Brevinema andersonii genome contains the following:
- the lnt gene encoding apolipoprotein N-acyltransferase, with amino-acid sequence MKKIQILPHCFLRNEYLIIHFCFGFWVLLTALSFPMASLPLIWLSFVPMVYIIHCLPLKKIVKYGFFWSLVYYFATLFWLIAFHEASIFFVFPLYAMYSTLAMMLIRYVSMKFKLIRFLIFPLIWMAFEVFRGIGFLGFRWNTPADALWKQIIFLQSADIVGSAGVGFLVLLVNSIFAEFGLQWQGSFSATLKKIWWPVYLTLFLFLGNLVYGISALRQWDNFLGKVVPEKVALVQPNRPGHQQWDEDKKTMFLKFKDMVAQAKAQKADLVVQTEIMTLDYLWESLSIYGENHPRNVYNKQLIELPKDFDIPMVLTHFASDEALFSYNAATFVSYSNNVMETNIYRKIHIVPFGEWVPGSKHWKWLDSLLSQFGAAWASPGAELTVFETRDGRKFAMLICFEDIFAVLGRLFVEKGIEFFVNATNDGWAYRWKFGSKTPLWQHLANTLHTSISLRRSIARSVNTGITAVVHPTGRIDLSNIPEYQDGVFVVDVPIVPGGFRSLYVQLGWVLEYVIFFVSWSLSAIALVTDKKSAILRELLK; translated from the coding sequence ATGAAAAAAATACAAATTCTGCCACACTGTTTTCTTCGAAATGAATACTTAATAATTCATTTTTGTTTTGGATTTTGGGTGCTGCTGACAGCGTTATCGTTTCCTATGGCTAGCTTGCCGCTTATTTGGCTATCGTTTGTTCCTATGGTTTATATTATTCATTGCTTACCATTGAAGAAGATTGTCAAATACGGATTTTTTTGGTCGTTAGTATACTATTTTGCTACTCTTTTTTGGCTTATTGCGTTTCATGAAGCCAGTATATTTTTTGTATTTCCCTTATATGCTATGTATTCTACGTTAGCAATGATGTTGATTCGTTATGTCTCGATGAAATTTAAGCTGATACGTTTTTTGATATTTCCGCTAATTTGGATGGCATTCGAAGTGTTTCGAGGCATAGGATTTTTGGGATTTCGATGGAATACACCTGCTGATGCTCTTTGGAAACAGATAATTTTTCTACAGTCAGCGGATATTGTAGGGTCGGCTGGAGTTGGATTTTTGGTACTTCTGGTGAATTCGATTTTCGCTGAATTTGGGCTTCAATGGCAAGGTTCATTTTCTGCAACTTTGAAGAAGATTTGGTGGCCGGTGTATTTAACATTATTTTTATTTTTAGGGAATTTAGTTTATGGAATTTCAGCACTTCGGCAATGGGATAACTTTCTCGGAAAAGTAGTTCCTGAGAAAGTTGCCTTAGTTCAGCCTAATCGTCCTGGGCATCAACAGTGGGATGAAGATAAAAAAACAATGTTTCTGAAATTCAAAGATATGGTTGCGCAAGCAAAAGCTCAAAAGGCTGATTTGGTTGTTCAAACCGAAATTATGACGCTGGATTATCTTTGGGAAAGTCTTTCCATATATGGGGAAAATCATCCGCGGAATGTTTATAATAAACAATTAATAGAATTGCCTAAAGATTTTGATATTCCTATGGTATTGACACACTTTGCCAGTGATGAAGCCCTTTTTTCTTACAATGCAGCTACTTTTGTTAGTTACTCAAATAATGTTATGGAAACAAATATATATCGTAAGATTCATATTGTGCCTTTTGGTGAGTGGGTGCCGGGATCCAAGCATTGGAAATGGCTGGATAGTCTTTTAAGTCAATTTGGTGCAGCTTGGGCTTCACCGGGTGCTGAGTTGACCGTTTTTGAAACCCGTGATGGCAGAAAATTTGCGATGTTGATCTGTTTTGAAGATATTTTTGCTGTTTTAGGACGTTTGTTTGTTGAAAAGGGTATAGAATTTTTTGTCAATGCTACGAATGACGGCTGGGCTTACCGCTGGAAGTTCGGGTCAAAAACACCGCTTTGGCAGCATCTTGCAAATACCTTGCACACAAGCATTTCACTGCGTCGATCTATTGCCCGTTCCGTAAATACAGGAATTACGGCAGTTGTTCATCCTACTGGAAGGATTGATCTTTCCAATATTCCTGAATATCAAGATGGTGTATTTGTTGTGGATGTACCTATTGTTCCTGGAGGATTTCGTTCTTTATATGTGCAGTTAGGATGGGTATTGGAATATGTGATTTTTTTTGTCTCATGGTCTTTGAGTGCTATTGCGCTTGTTACCGATAAAAAATCAGCAATATTGCGAGAATTATTGAAATAG